CGGATCACCTTGGCGATGCGCACAGTTTCGCGCACGCGCTTGCGGACGGCGTCGAGGCTCAGCCCCTGCTCCCTGACCAGGGTCTCGATCTGGGCCTGGTTCGTGGCCCCGAACCGCTTCATCCGCTCGGACAGCTCTTCGTCCACCTCGCTGTCATCGACGAAGATCTTCTCCCGGTCGGCTTCCTGCAGCTGCAGTCGCGTCTCGATGAGCCGGGTCAGGAACTGGCGGGCGAGCTCTTCGTCGGAGCCCGTCACCCGGCCGCGGTTCTCCTGGCGGTAGGACATCACGGTCTCCTGGACCTCGCCCAGCGTGATCGCGTCGTTGTTCACCACGGCCACGATGCGATCGGTCACGTCGGACGCCTCGGCGCTCCGGGGCGCCGCCGGCTCCGGCGCCTTCGGCGGGGCGACCGCCGCGGGTGGTGGGGCCGGCTCCGGGGCCGCGGTGGTGCTGGCGGTCCCGCAACCACTCAGCAGGAGCGCGGCCACGGCCAGCGCGAGAAGGGCCGTCATGCGCGAGCGAGCTCCCCGAGCAGGGCCAACAGCGAGTCCCGGACGGCCGGCCAGCCCCCGCGGTCGATGACGGCCTCCAGCGTGAACTCCCGCTTCATCTGTAGCCGTCCCCGGCTGCGCTGGATGACCCCCACGAGGCGCTCCGGGTCGAGCCGGGTGGACGGGGCGAACGTGACGAGCGCCCGGCCCTCACCGGCCTCGATGCGCTCCACGTGCAAGCCCCGGGCGGCGACCCGGATCCGGACGATGTCGAGCAGCTGCTCGGCCGGCGGCGGCAGGGGGCCGAAGCGGTCGGCCAGCTCGGCGGCGAGGTCGCCCACTTCCTCCTCGGTGTGAGCGCCAGCAAGACGCTTGTAGAGTGCCAGCCGCTGGTTGACCTCGGAGACATAGTCCTCTGGTAAGAAGCCTTCGACGTTCACGCTCACGACCGGCTCGACGGTCGCGGCAGTCGGTTCGCCTTTCAATTCTCGCACGGCTTCCGCCAGGAGCTTCGAATAAAGATCGAAGCCCACGGCGGCGATGTGCCCGTGCTGCTGGGCTCCCAGCAGATTGCCGGCGCCGCGGATCTCCAGGTCGCGCAGGGCCAGCTTGAAGCCCGAGCCCAGGTCGGTGAGCTCCTGGAGCACCCGGAGCCGCCGCTGGGCCTGCTCGTCGACCCGGCCGTCGGCGGGGATGAGCAGGTAGCAGAAGGCCTGCTGGCGCTCGCGGCCGACCCGCCCGCGGAGCTGGTAGAGCTGGGCCAGCCCGAAACGATCGGCCCGGTTCACGATGATGGTGTTGGAGGCGGGGATGTCGAGGCCCGACTCGATGATGGCGGTCGAGACGAGCACATCGGCCTGACCGCTGACGTACTTCACCATGGCTGCTTCCAGCTCCCGCTCCCGCATCTGGCCGTGGGCCATCACCAGCCGCGCGTCGGGCACGAGCTCGCTCAGCAAGCGTGCCATCGAGGGCAGGGACTGGACCCGGTTGTGCACGAAGAAGACCTGGCCACCGCGCCGCAGCTCCCGCTCCACCGCCTCCCGGATCACCGCCTTGTCGAAGCGGCGAATCATGGTCTCCACGGGCAGGCGGTCCAGCGGTGGCGTCTCGATCACCGACATGTCCCGGGCGCCCGAGAGGGACATGTAGAGGGTGCGGGGAATGGGCGTGGCCGTGAGGGCGAGCACGTCCACCGCCGCCCGGAATTGCTTCAGGCGTTCCTTGTGGGCCACGCCGAACCGGTGCTCCTCGTCGACGATGAGCAGTCCCAGACGCTTGAAGGCGACATCCCCGGACAGGAGGCGATGGGTCCCGATGACGACGTCGACGGTGCCGGCCCGAAGCCCCTCCACCACGGCCTTCTGCTCGGCCGGAGACCGGAAGCGCGACAGCAGCTCGACCCGCGCCGGGAAGGCGGTGAAGCGCTCGGCGAAGGTCGCCCAGTGTTGCTGGGCCAGGACCGTGGTGGGGACGAGCACCGCCACCTGCATACCGTCCGCCACCGCCTTGAAGGCGGCGCGCAGCGCCACCTCCGTCTTACCGTACCCGACGTCGCCCGCGACCAGACGATCCATGGGACGGTTCGATTCCATGTCCTGCTTGACGTCGGCGATAGCCCGCAGCTGGTCGGCCGTTTCCTCGAAGCGGAAGGCCGCCTCGAACTCCCGCTGCCAGGCCGTATCGCCGGCGAACCCATGGCCCTCCGCCACGGCGCGGCGGGCGTAGAGCCTCAGCAGCTCTTCCGCCATCTCGCGGAGCGCGGCCCGCACCGATTCTTTGACGCGCTGCCAGGAGGCGCCGCCCAGCCGGTCCAGACGGGCGGCGGTCGCGTCACCGCCGAGGTACTTGGAGATGAGATCCAGCCGCTCCACCGGGAGGTAGAGCTGGTTGCCGTCCGCGTACTCCAGGAGCAGATAGTCGCCATCGCGATCGCCTACGTGCATGGTGCGCAGGCCGAGGTAGCGTCCGATCCCGTGGTCGTCGTGAACGACCAGGTCGCCGACGGCGAGATCGGTGAAGGCGGTGATGGGGGATCCCCGCTGGTATCGGGGCCGCCGGAGCGTGCGGCGCCGGGCGCCGAACATCTCCGCCTCGGTGAGCACGATGAGCCCCAGGGCAGGGATGGCGAAGCCGCTGGAGCACTCGCCCACGACGACGGCCAGGCCGTCCGCCGTCCCCAACCCCGCCGCGTCCGCGGCCTCCAGCCCGTGCTCGCGGAGGATCTGGCGCAGGTGCTCGGCCTGGTGGCCATCGGCGGCGACCAGTCGCACCCGGAAGCCCTCGCGCCGCCACCCGCGGATCTCCTCGGCAAGCTGAGCGAACCGCCCCGAGTAGCGGCCGACGCTCTCGGTCTCCAGCGTGAACCCGGGTGGGCCGGAGGCGCCGGGCACCAGCTCCAGCTCGACGCGCTGCCGCGGGGCCAGCCGCTCCCCGAGCGGCGGCTGATCCGGAGTCTCCGCGGCGACCTCGTCGAGCACCCGAGGGCTATCGATGACGACGGCGGCGGTCGCCGGCAGGTAGGCGATCAGATCGGCCGGGTCGGGGGCGGAGCCGTCGGCGGCGCCCTCGAGCGGCAGCACGACCAGCTCGTCGAGGGCTGCGTGCGAGCGCTGGGACGTCGGGTCGAACAGCCGGATCGACTCTATCTCGTCCCCGAAGAACTCCAGGCGGGCCGGGGCCGGATGCGTCGGGGCGAAGACGTCCACGATGCCGCCCCGCAGGCTCCACTGCCCCACCTCGACCACCGTGTCGACCCGCTCGTACCCGGCGGAGGCCAGGGCCTCCAGGAGCAGCTCACGATCGAGGCTGTCGCCGACCGACAAGCGCAGTGTGGCGGCGCTGAAGGCGCCGGGGGCGGGCAAGGGCACCGCGAAAGCGGCCGCAGTGGCGACGACGACCAGAGGCTCGCCGGAAAGCAGCCGCCGGCAGATGAGCGCCCGCTCGGCATCGGCTTCCCGCTGGCGGCCCCCACGCCAAAGGCGGGGTTCGCGCTCGGGAAATTCCACGGCCGGGGCGCCGAAGAACCTCAGGTCTTGAGCCCACGAGCGAGCCTCGGGCAGCGAGGCGGCCAGTACCAGGGCCGCGCGCGGGGTAGCCTGCAGCAGCTCGGTCACCACCAGCGGCCGGACGGCCCCGGTGAGGCCGGCCACGCGTAGGCAAGGGTGTCCCGCGGCAAAGGCTTTCGCCAGAGCTTCGAAGGACGGCCACTGTTCAAGCATGTTGTTGGACAGGGCATGGGCACCCGGGCTGTCGCCCGCCCATGCCCCGCCGGAATCACCGGCGGCTGTTGATCGCTCGCCCGATCAGAGTCCCGACGACCGTGCTGATCGTCCGCTGGGCGTCCTTTTACTACGCTACCGCACTACGCTACCGCGAACCGCGGGCCAGGTAAAACGACAGCGTCTCCAGCTCGATGGAGAGATCCACGTCCTTGAGACGGACGTCCCGCGGCACCCGGATCCGGGTCGGCGCGAAGTTGAGCACAGCTTTGATCCCGGCCGTCACCAGCTGATCGGCCACGGCTTGCGCGGTCTCGGCCGGCACCGCGACGATCCCGATCTGGATGGAGCGGGCCCGCACCTCCCGAGCGAGGTCGCGGGCCGGGAAGACCGGGACGCCGCTGACCTCCCGGTGATACTTGGCCGGGTCGTCGTCGAACACGGCCACGATGCGGAAGCCCTGACGGCTGAACCCACGGTAGTGGAAGAGGGCCGAGCCGAGATTGCCCAGGCCCACCAGGGCCACCGGCCACTCCCGGTCCAGGCCCAGAATCCGCTGCAGCTCGGCTTTCAACCCGGAGACGTAGTAGCCGATGCCCCGGACGCCGAACTCGCCAAAGTAGGCCAGGTCTTTACGGACCTGCGCGGAGTTCAGGTTGAAGCGCTCGGCCAGGTCCTGGGACGAGATCGTCTTGACGCCGTCCTCCTCGAGCTGGAGCAGGCAACGCGTGTAGACGGACAGGCGGCGGATCGTCATCTCGGGAATCTTGGGCGGCCGGTAGGCTGAGCGCCGGGGCATGGGCTAGCGCGTCGGGGCGGGCGCGCTACTCCGCGCCCGCCCGCTCGGGCTCTCTACCTGATCGGCTGAACGAACAACAGGATGATGGCGATGACCAGCGTGTAGATGGCCAGCGACTCGATCAGGGCCAGACCGATGATCATCGCGGTCTGAATGCGCGCCGCCGCGCCTGGCTGACGGGCCATGGCTTCGACAGCCGACGCAATCGCGCGCCCCTGCCCCAGGCCGCAGAGGCCGGCGGCGAACGCCATGCCGAGCCCGGCGGCCAGGACCGCGAACGGCCCGACCCAGCCGCCGCCTTCTCCGCCGGCGGGCGCCTGGGCCATCGCCAGGCCGGGGATCGCGAGTACTGCCATGCCTGCGACAACCAGTGAACGTCGCACGAACTGACCCTCCTTGTGGCTTAGGGGTGCTCCGCGTGATGCTCGGCGTGCTCGGTGGCGCCGGCGATATACAGCATGGTCAGCATGACGAAGATGAATGCCTGCAGGAACGACACCAGGATCTTGAGCGGGAACAGGAAGCCGACGGTGAAGACGATCATGACCAGGCTGCCCAGCCCGCCCACGACCACCGCCGCGGCGCCGCCCGACAGGGCCCAACCCAGCAGCCCGTCCAGCCCCATGAGGAAGAAGATGATCGCGAGGAGAATGTGACCGCCCGTCATATTGCCGAAGAGACGGAGCGACAGCGACAGGGGCCGGGCCAGATGGCTGATGATCTCGATGGGGATCATCAGCAGCTTGATGGGCGCCATTCCCAGCGACCAGGGCATCGGTCCGGTGAAGTGGTTCAGGTAGGTCAGCAGCCCTTGCGTCCGGATCCCGATGTAATGGTAGGCGACGAAGACGATGAGCGCGCAGGCGGCCGTGGTGTTGAGGTTCGCGGTCGGCCCGGCCAGGCCCGGCACGAGTGAGATCAGATTGCCGGTCAGGATGAAGAGTCCCAGGGTCGCGATGAGGGGCAGGTACTGGCGCCCGGCTGGACCGATGACGTCGTCGATCATGCCCTGGAACTGCTCCAGCACCACCTCCATGAAGTTCTGCAGGCCGCGGGGGACGAGCGCCACCCGCCGGGAGGCGGTGAACGCGACCACCGCGAGCACGAGCATCACCAGCCACGTGTACGTCACGTGGTCCGGGATGGGGGCCAGCCGGAGGATCGGAGGGTGTTCGATCGCTCCCATCACACGACCTCGGCGCGGCCGGCGGCGCGCAGGCCCAGGACGATGACCGTGCCGGGCACGATCGCCAGCCCCACCAGGAACCCGACCGGGTGCACCATTCCCGAGGCCAGGAGGACGACGAGCCCGGCCAGCAGGACGAGGAAGCGCACGCCGGCGGTGGCGGCCCAGACGACCCGGCGGGACGCCGCGCCGGGACCGGCCACGATGCCGGCGTGGTGCACGAGCCACCAGAAGTTCACACCGGTCAGCACGCCGGCTGACGCTATTCCCAGCCCGGCCTCGACACCGACCAGCCCGTACGCGAGGCCGGCCAGCACCGCGGTCGTGATCGCGCTGGCCCACATCACGCGCGCTCTCAGCTCACGCATCGTCCTTGAGGTTCCGCTCCGCGCTCTTGACCGAGCGAAAGAGGGTGACGAAGCCCGCAGCGATTCCCAGCCCCAGTCCCACGAGTGTCAACCACGGGCTTGTGCCCAGCCACCGGTCGGCGTAGTAGCCGGTGCCCAGGCCGATCACGGTCGCCAGCACCAGAGCCACGCCGATCGAGGCCAGCTCGCCGACGGACTTCCAGGCCGGCTCGGGCCCCGACGCCATGTGAAGAAGGACACTAGCACATCGGCACCAGATGGACAAGACGAGGCAAGCTACTGATTCCGTGTCGATTTCCGACATCGGACACACGCGGGTACCGTACAACCGCCCTCAACCGAACATGCCCCCCATGCGCGCGCCGGCGATGCGGTTGATGAGCACCAGCGTCACGGCCGCCACCACGATCAGAATGACGCCCAGCGCGGCGGCCTCGTTGGCGCTTCCGGCGATGTAGAAGGAGAAGATACCGACCGTCATCGTTTCCCAACCGCCCAGCGAGAGGAAGAGCACGGCGGAGGCCTCCTGCAGCGACGTCATGAAGGAGAACAGGGAGCCGACCAGGACCCCGCGCCAGATGAGGGGCAGCGTGATGTCCCGGAACGTGCGCACGCCCCCCGCGCCCACGCTGGCCGCCGCTTCCTCCATCGAACGATGCACCAGCAACAGCGAGGCGTACGAGCCGCGCACGGTGTACGGCAACCGCCGGACCGCGAGAATGAGGGGCAGGATGATCCAGTAGCTGGTGAGACCGCGCTCGAGACCGGGCAACGGGACGTGGAACGCCCGGATGTAGGCGATGCCGATGGCCGTCCCAGGAATGGCCAGGATCAGGGTGTTCAGGCCGTCTAGCATGTCGCGCCCGGGCACCCGGGTTCGAGCCAGTAGCCAGGCGATGGGCACGCCCACCGCGATGCACAGGGCTACGGCCAGGCCGGCGTAGAGAAACGTGTTCACGATGTACTTCGGTGTCTCCACGATGACCCGCTCGAAGTACTGCAGCGTGTACTGCTCCGGGAACGGCGTGAGCGACCAGCCCCGGCCGACGGAGGCCAGGACCACGCCGAGGTAGGGAATGAACGAGGCCAGCATCACCAGCGACAAGAACAACACCACCGCCGCCTGTCCGGCACCCGACAACCGGCGGCGGGCCACGCGGGAGTACGCCAGCGACGAGTAGTCTTTGATGGCGACGTAGCGCCGGGCCGCGACGAGGAACACCACGGCCAGCACGACCATGAGGGCCGAGATCACGATGCCCATCCGGAAGAGGCGCCGGTCCACGAACTGCACGATGTTGAGATAGGCCTGCGCGGCCAGCAGGTCGTGGACGCCCAGCACGAGCGGGGTGGCGAAATCCGAGAACGTCCAGATGAAGACGAGCAGAGCCCCGGCCACGTACCCCGGCGTCGTCAGCGGCAGCGTGATCGTGCGCAGCTTGCGCCAGCCACGGGCGCCGACGCTCTCGGCCGCCTCTTCCAGCGCAGGATCGATCTTGGCCAGGGCGTCGACGACGTTGAGCGTGATCATGGGGAACAGGTGCAAGGCCTCCACCAGCATCACGCCATGGAGGCCATAGATGAAGTTGAACGGGCGGGCGACCCCCAGCCAGTCCATCAGGAGCACGTTCACGGTGCCGGCCCGGCCCAGGATGAAGGTGACGCCGAGCACTCCCACCAGGGGCGGCGAGATGATGGGGATCAGCGTCAGATAGCTGAACAGGCTGCGGCCGACGAAATCGTAGCGGACGAGCAGAAACGCGATCGTGACGCCCAGGGCCGAGGTGGCGGCCACCGTTCCCACGCCCAGCAGCAGCGAGTTGACGAGCGAG
The Candidatus Methylomirabilota bacterium DNA segment above includes these coding regions:
- the mfd gene encoding transcription-repair coupling factor codes for the protein MAGLTGAVRPLVVTELLQATPRAALVLAASLPEARSWAQDLRFFGAPAVEFPEREPRLWRGGRQREADAERALICRRLLSGEPLVVVATAAAFAVPLPAPGAFSAATLRLSVGDSLDRELLLEALASAGYERVDTVVEVGQWSLRGGIVDVFAPTHPAPARLEFFGDEIESIRLFDPTSQRSHAALDELVVLPLEGAADGSAPDPADLIAYLPATAAVVIDSPRVLDEVAAETPDQPPLGERLAPRQRVELELVPGASGPPGFTLETESVGRYSGRFAQLAEEIRGWRREGFRVRLVAADGHQAEHLRQILREHGLEAADAAGLGTADGLAVVVGECSSGFAIPALGLIVLTEAEMFGARRRTLRRPRYQRGSPITAFTDLAVGDLVVHDDHGIGRYLGLRTMHVGDRDGDYLLLEYADGNQLYLPVERLDLISKYLGGDATAARLDRLGGASWQRVKESVRAALREMAEELLRLYARRAVAEGHGFAGDTAWQREFEAAFRFEETADQLRAIADVKQDMESNRPMDRLVAGDVGYGKTEVALRAAFKAVADGMQVAVLVPTTVLAQQHWATFAERFTAFPARVELLSRFRSPAEQKAVVEGLRAGTVDVVIGTHRLLSGDVAFKRLGLLIVDEEHRFGVAHKERLKQFRAAVDVLALTATPIPRTLYMSLSGARDMSVIETPPLDRLPVETMIRRFDKAVIREAVERELRRGGQVFFVHNRVQSLPSMARLLSELVPDARLVMAHGQMRERELEAAMVKYVSGQADVLVSTAIIESGLDIPASNTIIVNRADRFGLAQLYQLRGRVGRERQQAFCYLLIPADGRVDEQAQRRLRVLQELTDLGSGFKLALRDLEIRGAGNLLGAQQHGHIAAVGFDLYSKLLAEAVRELKGEPTAATVEPVVSVNVEGFLPEDYVSEVNQRLALYKRLAGAHTEEEVGDLAAELADRFGPLPPPAEQLLDIVRIRVAARGLHVERIEAGEGRALVTFAPSTRLDPERLVGVIQRSRGRLQMKREFTLEAVIDRGGWPAVRDSLLALLGELARA
- a CDS encoding redox-sensing transcriptional repressor Rex, with the translated sequence MPRRSAYRPPKIPEMTIRRLSVYTRCLLQLEEDGVKTISSQDLAERFNLNSAQVRKDLAYFGEFGVRGIGYYVSGLKAELQRILGLDREWPVALVGLGNLGSALFHYRGFSRQGFRIVAVFDDDPAKYHREVSGVPVFPARDLAREVRARSIQIGIVAVPAETAQAVADQLVTAGIKAVLNFAPTRIRVPRDVRLKDVDLSIELETLSFYLARGSR
- the atpE gene encoding ATP synthase F0 subunit C, with protein sequence MAVLAIPGLAMAQAPAGGEGGGWVGPFAVLAAGLGMAFAAGLCGLGQGRAIASAVEAMARQPGAAARIQTAMIIGLALIESLAIYTLVIAIILLFVQPIR
- the atpB gene encoding F0F1 ATP synthase subunit A produces the protein MGAIEHPPILRLAPIPDHVTYTWLVMLVLAVVAFTASRRVALVPRGLQNFMEVVLEQFQGMIDDVIGPAGRQYLPLIATLGLFILTGNLISLVPGLAGPTANLNTTAACALIVFVAYHYIGIRTQGLLTYLNHFTGPMPWSLGMAPIKLLMIPIEIISHLARPLSLSLRLFGNMTGGHILLAIIFFLMGLDGLLGWALSGGAAAVVVGGLGSLVMIVFTVGFLFPLKILVSFLQAFIFVMLTMLYIAGATEHAEHHAEHP
- a CDS encoding ATP synthase subunit I, with product MRELRARVMWASAITTAVLAGLAYGLVGVEAGLGIASAGVLTGVNFWWLVHHAGIVAGPGAASRRVVWAATAGVRFLVLLAGLVVLLASGMVHPVGFLVGLAIVPGTVIVLGLRAAGRAEVV
- a CDS encoding AtpZ/AtpI family protein; translated protein: MASGPEPAWKSVGELASIGVALVLATVIGLGTGYYADRWLGTSPWLTLVGLGLGIAAGFVTLFRSVKSAERNLKDDA
- a CDS encoding iron ABC transporter permease, whose product is MTDGVAAAARPGGRVALAPALGVAAIWLFLLLFLVYPLLRIFWDAFTDEAGRLTVGHFVEFAGDAFYRRSLVNSLLLGVGTVAATSALGVTIAFLLVRYDFVGRSLFSYLTLIPIISPPLVGVLGVTFILGRAGTVNVLLMDWLGVARPFNFIYGLHGVMLVEALHLFPMITLNVVDALAKIDPALEEAAESVGARGWRKLRTITLPLTTPGYVAGALLVFIWTFSDFATPLVLGVHDLLAAQAYLNIVQFVDRRLFRMGIVISALMVVLAVVFLVAARRYVAIKDYSSLAYSRVARRRLSGAGQAAVVLFLSLVMLASFIPYLGVVLASVGRGWSLTPFPEQYTLQYFERVIVETPKYIVNTFLYAGLAVALCIAVGVPIAWLLARTRVPGRDMLDGLNTLILAIPGTAIGIAYIRAFHVPLPGLERGLTSYWIILPLILAVRRLPYTVRGSYASLLLVHRSMEEAAASVGAGGVRTFRDITLPLIWRGVLVGSLFSFMTSLQEASAVLFLSLGGWETMTVGIFSFYIAGSANEAAALGVILIVVAAVTLVLINRIAGARMGGMFG